The sequence CGCTTACGTGCAACTTTCCGGCGTCTTGAAACGCGTCGCTGTCAAATTGAGCAAAATCAGTAACGATCTGCGTCTTCTTTCCAGCGGTCCCAGAGCCGGAATCAATGAAATAAATCTGCCGCCCATGCAGCCGGGCAGTAGCATCATGCCCGGCAAAGTGAATCCGGTCATTCCCGAAGTGGTCAATCAAATTGCCTTTGAAGTGGTGGGCCACGACGTCACCGTGACGATGGCTGCCGAGGCGGGGCAACTTCAGCTAAACGTCATGGAGCCGGTTATTTGCTTTTCCCTGTTCAGCAGCATCAATCATTTGCGCCAGGGCTGCATTGTGCTTTCCGAACGCTGCGTGAAAGGAATCACTGCCAACCGATCACGCGCGCGTGAATTAGTAGAAAAAAGTATCGGTCTGGTGACGGCGCTGAATCCCTATTTGGGCTATGAAAGAAGTACCGAAGTCGCGCGCGAGGCGCTGCAAACCGGCAAAAGAGTGTACGACATTGTGCTCGAAAAAGGCTATTTGACGCAAAAAGAATTGGATAAAATTTTAAATCCTGAAAATATGATCAAACGAGATTAGCCCTGGCGAATTAAAATCGGACGACAAAATTGAATCATTGTGAATAGTCGCCCATCTAAAGGAGCGGCGAATCAGAAATAAATATCTCTGATTAACGAAATATTGGCCGCATGAGCCAAAAATAAAAAAACGCTGTTCTTGATATAAATCACATTTAGATTTGAAAGAAAGTTTTATATTATCCGTTGTAAAAAGAAAATCAATGTGAGCGCTGGGAAAAGATTGAAACTTATCAGCATTTTTTGCGTTAATATTCGACGATCTACAAATCTGGAGACGGGGATCATTATTTTATTCATCACAGAAAGGAGTTGATGAAAATGAAAAAGGAAAGTGCAATATATCGCTACTTGCGAATGCCATTGAAAGTGACGGTCATCCTGTTGATGTCAGTGACGGTGATCGGATTCACGTACAAATATTTCGACACGACTGAACAGACACGCGACAAGATAGTGCAAAT comes from Calditrichota bacterium and encodes:
- a CDS encoding aspartate ammonia-lyase produces the protein SYDIIHPNNHVNLSQSTNDAYPTAMRIGLLFALQSLISAMEELKNSFAAKSEEFADVLKMGRTQLQDAVPMTLGQEFGAFATMVEEDISRVKEAMELLKEINLGATAIGTGLNSPPDYAATVRKFLLEITELNLKTATNLVEATQDTGAYVQLSGVLKRVAVKLSKISNDLRLLSSGPRAGINEINLPPMQPGSSIMPGKVNPVIPEVVNQIAFEVVGHDVTVTMAAEAGQLQLNVMEPVICFSLFSSINHLRQGCIVLSERCVKGITANRSRARELVEKSIGLVTALNPYLGYERSTEVAREALQTGKRVYDIVLEKGYLTQKELDKILNPENMIKRD